The Alteromonas stellipolaris genome includes a region encoding these proteins:
- a CDS encoding acyl-CoA thioesterase, whose translation MSPRTVAFSRTRLTELMVPSFANFGGKVHGGVILSLMDKVAYACASKHAGAYCVTVTVDGVEFLQPVEVGELLSLDATVHYVGNTSLVVGIKVTSENIKNNKVKHTNNSFFTMVAKDDNGVPVKVPELELSNPHEMRHFVTTIKRNKVKREAQARIQKEHDDFIPKEDFVLLDKQRCTITFDKDASYTQE comes from the coding sequence ATGAGCCCACGCACTGTCGCATTTTCAAGAACACGTTTAACTGAGCTAATGGTTCCCTCTTTTGCCAATTTTGGCGGAAAAGTTCATGGGGGAGTTATATTGTCCCTGATGGATAAAGTGGCTTACGCCTGCGCGAGTAAGCATGCTGGTGCTTATTGCGTAACGGTAACGGTAGATGGCGTTGAGTTTTTACAGCCTGTGGAAGTGGGCGAATTGCTATCGCTAGATGCTACCGTGCATTACGTTGGCAACACTTCTTTGGTGGTTGGTATTAAAGTTACGTCTGAGAACATTAAAAACAACAAAGTGAAGCACACCAACAACAGTTTTTTCACTATGGTCGCTAAAGACGACAACGGTGTGCCGGTAAAAGTACCAGAATTGGAACTCAGTAACCCTCACGAGATGCGCCACTTTGTAACAACGATTAAGCGTAATAAAGTAAAACGAGAAGCGCAGGCAAGAATACAAAAAGAACACGACGACTTCATTCCAAAAGAAGACTTTGTATTGCTTGATAAACAGCGCTGCACCATCACCTTCGACAAAGATGCGTCTTATACCCAAGAGTAA
- a CDS encoding peptidase U32 family protein: MNSTHTNPKIELLAPGGDVDAIKAAIIAGANAVYCGLDNFNARNRASNISFDALIGVIRLAHQYDCEIFLTLNIVILEKEFPTLAKLLSKLVNTTLDGVIVQDIGMFNLIKKHFPTLDIHASTQMTTHNVGQIPFLKKLGASRVNLSRELNLREITAIAKVSREHDVLTEVFVHGSLCVAFSGLCYSTSASAGNSGNRGRCSQACREEYETTESGHNFPLNIKDNSAFFDLPALIEAGVYSFKVEGRIKGASYVHTVIDSFRKQIDGFMETGELLEDGERLYKVFNRDFSNAFLRGDLNQSMFIDNPRDNSKNHAIEKAVQTESANDASAKDVNRISVVQIQEVKQTLYQEKNELHDLVREKIQYLSIDKIPTTLVFSGEEGSCLTLTIKTHGLAAGQFESGAVQGGSGKDSLNTIAPKTITLRSEGVLSKSEKNALDETLLEKRFRSLGTGEYGIADLDVTQLGTGLSLPFRDVTALKNEAMKQLNGEQSLIPEVILPKLTSYPKSEADKQPALSLLICDEADVHLADETDADIYFKLPDAYKRNCTKYVGFLKDNPRLIPWFPAVLIGKDYDVAVNILEQVMPPLIITNNTGIAFKANELGIKWIAGPFLNTTNSYALMAMKEDFDCHGAFISNELNRMQMKNIARPENFKLFYSIYHPILLMTSRQCFFQQSVGCEKPRIDNGCMLSCDKSTSITNMKGMSFAIDKQKAGYPSIYNEDQFLNMEVMNDLSDLFDGFMIDLTNIGAGDKVSPDKVALIRQFEQLLAGDKQVEDTLNSMVPASTVSQYHAGL, encoded by the coding sequence ATGAACAGTACTCACACGAATCCGAAAATTGAATTATTAGCCCCAGGTGGCGATGTTGATGCGATTAAAGCCGCCATTATTGCAGGCGCCAACGCGGTGTACTGCGGGTTAGATAATTTTAACGCTCGAAATCGTGCGTCTAATATTTCATTCGATGCGTTAATTGGCGTTATTCGATTGGCGCACCAGTATGACTGCGAAATATTTCTGACATTGAATATCGTTATTCTGGAAAAAGAATTTCCAACGCTTGCCAAGCTATTAAGTAAATTGGTTAATACCACGCTTGATGGCGTGATTGTGCAAGATATTGGTATGTTCAACCTTATCAAAAAGCATTTTCCTACGTTAGATATTCATGCTTCTACCCAGATGACTACGCACAACGTGGGGCAAATCCCTTTTCTTAAAAAGCTAGGTGCATCACGGGTTAACTTATCTAGAGAGTTGAACCTACGAGAAATTACAGCTATTGCCAAGGTTAGCCGCGAGCACGATGTACTAACCGAAGTGTTTGTGCATGGCTCTTTATGTGTGGCGTTCTCAGGTTTATGTTATTCAACCTCTGCCAGTGCGGGGAATTCAGGTAACCGAGGGCGCTGCAGTCAGGCTTGTCGCGAAGAATACGAAACCACAGAGTCTGGGCATAATTTCCCATTAAATATTAAAGATAACTCGGCCTTTTTCGACCTGCCAGCATTGATAGAAGCTGGGGTGTACTCGTTTAAAGTGGAGGGCCGGATTAAAGGCGCAAGTTACGTTCATACGGTCATCGACAGTTTTAGAAAGCAGATAGATGGCTTTATGGAAACTGGCGAATTGTTAGAAGACGGCGAACGCCTTTATAAAGTATTCAACCGAGACTTTTCTAACGCGTTTTTACGTGGTGATTTGAATCAATCGATGTTTATTGATAACCCACGCGACAACTCAAAAAATCATGCCATTGAAAAAGCGGTTCAAACGGAAAGCGCAAATGATGCGTCGGCGAAAGACGTTAATCGTATTTCAGTGGTGCAAATACAAGAAGTGAAGCAAACTCTTTATCAAGAAAAGAACGAGCTACACGACTTGGTAAGAGAGAAAATTCAATACTTATCTATTGATAAAATACCTACAACACTAGTGTTTTCAGGTGAAGAGGGAAGTTGCTTAACCCTGACTATCAAAACTCATGGCTTAGCAGCGGGCCAGTTTGAATCCGGCGCTGTTCAAGGTGGGTCTGGTAAAGACAGCTTAAACACCATTGCCCCTAAAACCATTACGCTACGTTCTGAAGGTGTGTTGTCTAAGAGCGAGAAAAATGCGTTAGACGAAACCTTGCTAGAGAAGCGTTTTAGAAGTTTAGGCACAGGCGAATATGGCATCGCCGACCTTGATGTCACACAATTAGGTACAGGCCTTAGTTTGCCGTTTCGCGATGTAACGGCGCTTAAAAACGAAGCCATGAAGCAGCTTAACGGTGAACAGTCGTTAATACCTGAAGTGATATTACCAAAACTCACGAGTTACCCTAAAAGCGAAGCCGATAAACAGCCAGCGCTTTCGTTGCTAATCTGTGATGAGGCAGACGTGCATTTAGCTGATGAGACGGATGCTGATATCTACTTTAAGTTGCCAGATGCCTATAAGCGCAATTGCACCAAGTATGTCGGTTTCTTAAAAGATAATCCTCGTTTAATACCTTGGTTCCCCGCGGTGCTTATTGGCAAAGACTACGATGTGGCAGTGAACATTCTTGAACAAGTCATGCCGCCATTAATTATAACCAACAATACCGGTATTGCTTTTAAAGCGAATGAACTGGGTATCAAGTGGATTGCAGGGCCTTTCTTAAATACCACTAACTCGTATGCTTTAATGGCCATGAAAGAAGATTTCGATTGTCACGGTGCGTTTATTTCAAACGAGCTAAACCGCATGCAAATGAAGAACATTGCACGGCCTGAAAACTTCAAACTGTTTTACAGTATTTATCACCCTATTTTGTTGATGACCAGCCGTCAGTGTTTTTTCCAGCAAAGTGTAGGTTGCGAGAAGCCGCGTATCGATAACGGGTGTATGCTCTCTTGTGACAAATCAACCAGCATTACTAATATGAAAGGTATGTCGTTCGCCATCGATAAGCAAAAAGCCGGTTATCCGAGTATTTATAACGAAGACCAGTTTTTAAATATGGAAGTAATGAACGATTTATCTGACTTGTTCGACGGCTTCATGATTGATTTAACCAACATTGGCGCGGGAGACAAAGTATCGCCAGACAAGGTAGCGCTAATTCGTCAATTCGAACAGCTCTTAGCCGGTGATAAACAAGTTGAAGACACGCTAAATAGTATGGTGCCAGCGTCAACAGTAAGCCAGTACCACGCAGGATTGTAG
- a CDS encoding glutathione S-transferase produces the protein MPEAKPEFTTEFSQEHGVKPESHRVQQPILYSLRNCPYAMRGRIGLYKAAQDVEVREVVLSNKPDAMIEASAKGTVPTLVLPNADGTNTVIDESLDVMLWALHQNDPEDLLHQQDTAALPAMLALIATFDDEFKTQLNAYKCAKRYRENNVVECRQACEVYIQDLEDRLGAGITEEAFEEGQKKRFIFGAKESLADIALLPFIRQFSKVERQWYRESPYPNLKQWLNGYLQSVMFNKVMTQYELWKP, from the coding sequence ATGCCAGAAGCAAAACCAGAATTCACGACTGAATTTTCACAAGAACACGGTGTTAAACCCGAATCCCACAGGGTTCAGCAACCCATACTCTATTCTTTACGCAATTGCCCTTATGCCATGCGCGGAAGAATTGGTTTGTATAAAGCGGCGCAAGACGTTGAAGTGCGCGAAGTGGTATTAAGCAATAAACCTGATGCCATGATTGAGGCCTCAGCTAAAGGTACCGTGCCCACGCTAGTGCTGCCAAATGCAGACGGCACCAATACAGTAATAGATGAAAGCTTGGATGTGATGCTGTGGGCACTGCATCAAAACGATCCCGAAGACCTACTGCATCAGCAAGACACTGCCGCTTTGCCAGCCATGCTAGCATTAATTGCAACATTCGATGATGAATTCAAAACTCAGTTAAATGCGTATAAATGCGCTAAACGTTATCGTGAAAACAACGTAGTTGAATGCAGGCAAGCCTGCGAGGTATACATCCAAGACTTGGAAGACCGTTTAGGTGCTGGTATCACTGAAGAAGCTTTTGAAGAAGGCCAAAAGAAGAGGTTTATTTTCGGCGCAAAAGAAAGCCTAGCAGATATTGCTCTACTGCCGTTCATTCGCCAATTTTCCAAAGTAGAACGTCAGTGGTATCGAGAATCTCCCTACCCAAACCTTAAACAGTGGCTAAACGGGTATTTGCAAAGTGTTATGTTTAATAAAGTGATGACACAGTATGAACTGTGGAAGCCCTAA
- a CDS encoding peptidoglycan-binding domain-containing protein: protein MGDKFGILDKLGRGLDASVSKHYLPNATLGSDNPNETDSSAYIRAIRARLIELGYLGEGHKFTNRHNPQIDRILIKKIKQFQHDAGITQDGWAGKLTWQALECLVSFENQQSPALWGNVWRHASNEEWGSSWLQSPQQLSSQSQPENQHQTWLFENGLLHNKAVMRAVYCRLYTLGFFSDWELHRIHTKTIINPSDNADFQHAIDQFCAFSKQLKLVKSTCSGLNIELLNAMFEYDNIVAKLSDNAYFESAITAYPKTVKSIARVELWLLGYDISPGKDQTIRRATRRFKKRTFISISKTQLAIKQFYSDYPVVRPRNEGNDKKNTTESDNGHPLNAYLMAAFSALSTNVDVTDSDNESLNVSVSQLWQSKSKQNALRAQFNKLANGIFDGLKRMVSWLFGAVKRVLEKTKEVIANIARFISKKARNCYLSVVKAFDIVYSSMSYLKGSAFHYGAPSKTCFAHDNDFDQFCCIDPMAQPHQISFDRTQYGFQAKLYAAGLTIVGHLLGIAQRVVRTISSPVGWLLALLSLANVANAIKEINTQVRLIESYELDITHRKSLFKTRIS, encoded by the coding sequence ATGGGTGACAAATTTGGCATACTCGACAAGTTGGGGAGGGGGCTTGATGCTTCGGTATCTAAGCATTATTTGCCTAACGCAACGTTAGGCTCTGATAATCCCAATGAGACTGATTCTTCTGCCTATATCCGCGCCATTAGAGCCCGTTTAATTGAACTAGGCTACTTAGGTGAAGGGCACAAATTTACGAATCGCCATAACCCGCAAATTGACCGCATACTGATCAAAAAAATAAAGCAGTTTCAACATGATGCTGGTATTACCCAAGACGGTTGGGCCGGAAAGCTTACGTGGCAGGCTTTGGAGTGCCTAGTAAGTTTTGAAAATCAGCAAAGTCCTGCGTTATGGGGCAATGTTTGGCGACATGCTTCTAATGAGGAATGGGGAAGCTCATGGCTGCAGTCACCACAGCAGTTATCCTCGCAATCGCAGCCAGAAAATCAACACCAAACTTGGCTATTTGAAAATGGGCTACTACACAACAAAGCAGTGATGCGGGCGGTGTATTGTCGTTTATATACCCTCGGTTTTTTCTCTGATTGGGAGCTACATCGCATTCACACTAAAACCATAATCAACCCCAGCGATAATGCCGACTTTCAACATGCGATTGACCAATTTTGTGCATTTTCCAAACAACTGAAATTAGTAAAAAGCACGTGTTCTGGATTAAATATAGAATTACTCAATGCCATGTTTGAATACGACAATATTGTTGCGAAGTTAAGTGACAATGCATACTTTGAATCTGCAATTACAGCGTACCCTAAAACTGTAAAATCGATAGCCAGAGTAGAGCTTTGGTTGCTTGGTTATGATATTTCACCGGGGAAAGATCAAACTATTAGAAGAGCTACAAGGAGGTTTAAAAAGCGCACTTTTATTAGCATCTCAAAAACTCAACTTGCGATTAAACAGTTTTATTCTGACTACCCTGTTGTGCGGCCAAGAAATGAAGGGAATGATAAAAAAAACACTACCGAAAGCGACAATGGACATCCATTAAATGCTTATTTAATGGCGGCATTCTCTGCGCTTTCCACCAATGTAGATGTGACTGATAGTGACAATGAAAGTTTAAACGTTTCGGTAAGCCAATTATGGCAAAGTAAAAGTAAGCAAAATGCGTTAAGAGCGCAGTTTAACAAGCTAGCCAATGGTATTTTCGACGGATTAAAGCGAATGGTAAGCTGGCTTTTTGGCGCAGTAAAACGCGTGCTTGAAAAAACAAAGGAAGTGATTGCGAATATTGCACGCTTCATCAGTAAAAAAGCCCGTAATTGTTATTTGAGTGTTGTGAAAGCGTTCGATATTGTTTACTCAAGCATGTCGTATTTAAAAGGCAGTGCTTTTCATTACGGAGCACCTTCCAAAACTTGCTTTGCTCATGATAATGACTTCGATCAGTTTTGCTGCATAGATCCTATGGCTCAGCCCCACCAAATTAGTTTTGATAGAACCCAGTATGGCTTTCAAGCCAAACTTTATGCCGCAGGACTCACTATTGTTGGTCATCTTTTGGGTATAGCGCAGCGAGTAGTACGAACAATCTCATCACCCGTGGGGTGGCTTTTAGCTCTGCTGTCGTTGGCAAATGTTGCTAATGCGATAAAAGAGATAAATACACAAGTTAGGCTTATTGAAAGCTATGAACTGGATATTACACACCGGAAGTCTTTGTTTAAAACCCGTATATCTTAG
- a CDS encoding glycoside hydrolase family protein: MHFTTSERLKRIQQHLGVSPDGVLGGETLWALEKRLLPISERLTQVTSTTTPANSNEISLTLSQKGIDLIVQHEISSKQYYEKRLTHPTWPKGDSGITIGIGYDLGYASKSQFQSDWQSLLNTFDMVKLTRVCGLKGQTAKIHVSSLRSVTVPFDAAKHVFVHSSLPKYAQKTKSTFPGVEYLNADAQAALVSLVYNRGGSLKGDSRREMAAIKPLVASKDYIGIAQQITKMKRLWQGRGLDGLLHRRDDEANLVRNSGRKYSVDDLVRVA, from the coding sequence ATGCACTTCACCACTTCAGAACGACTAAAACGAATTCAACAGCACTTGGGTGTTTCACCTGATGGTGTACTTGGTGGTGAAACGCTTTGGGCACTTGAAAAGCGGTTACTTCCCATTTCCGAGCGCCTAACCCAAGTTACTTCGACAACAACACCTGCCAATTCAAATGAAATTAGCCTCACGCTTTCACAGAAGGGGATAGATCTTATCGTGCAGCATGAGATCAGTTCGAAGCAATACTATGAGAAAAGGCTTACCCACCCTACGTGGCCTAAAGGTGATTCGGGGATCACTATTGGTATTGGCTACGATTTAGGTTATGCCAGTAAAAGCCAATTTCAATCCGACTGGCAGTCGCTTCTTAATACCTTTGATATGGTAAAGCTTACGCGGGTATGCGGCCTGAAAGGGCAAACCGCTAAAATTCATGTTTCATCTTTACGTTCTGTCACTGTGCCTTTCGATGCTGCAAAGCATGTATTTGTGCACTCATCGCTACCTAAATATGCACAAAAAACAAAATCTACTTTCCCTGGTGTCGAGTACTTGAATGCTGATGCGCAGGCTGCTTTGGTATCGCTAGTGTATAACCGTGGAGGGAGCCTGAAAGGTGACTCAAGACGAGAAATGGCTGCCATAAAACCTTTGGTCGCGAGCAAAGATTATATTGGAATAGCGCAGCAAATTACGAAGATGAAACGATTGTGGCAGGGCAGAGGGCTTGATGGCTTGTTACACCGCCGAGACGATGAAGCTAATTTAGTTAGAAATTCAGGTAGAAAGTATTCAGTTGACGACCTGGTGAGGGTTGCGTAA
- the gtfA gene encoding sucrose phosphorylase: MPLRNGVQLITYADRLGEGNMSGLNTLLNTKLKGLFTGVHILPFYYPFDGEDAGFDPIDHTTVDSRLGSWADVKQVGESMNIMADLIVNHMSAQSEPFLDVIKHGRESQYWPLFLTKQSVFSEDDAANTANIAKVFRPRPTPFFSEYELDNKEVVPFWTTFTANQIDIDVESDLGKAYLESILEAFTKSNVDLIRLDAAGYAIKRAGTNCFMLEETFEFIEALSKRAHEMGIQSLVEIHSHFETQIAIASRCDSVYDFALPPLVLHTLFSKDASALAHWLSISPRNCFTVLDTHDGIGIVDVGASGDKPGLLTHSQIDNLVETIHVNSDGESRKATGEAASNVDLYQINCTYYDALGKDDYKYLLARAIQFFSPGIPQVYYAGLLGATNDMKLLEKTNVGRDINRPYLSESDIDEALTKPVVKGLVELIHVRNNTNAFNGDFSVTEDTGTLLLVWTLDEDRAELRVEMSTLDATITLLEGGLKSTLSLAKLTA; the protein is encoded by the coding sequence ATGCCTTTACGCAATGGCGTTCAACTCATTACCTATGCAGACCGTTTAGGTGAAGGAAATATGTCTGGCCTTAACACGCTTCTTAATACTAAGTTGAAAGGTCTGTTTACCGGCGTTCATATTTTGCCTTTCTATTACCCTTTCGATGGTGAAGATGCTGGATTTGACCCTATCGATCATACTACGGTTGATTCGCGGTTAGGTAGCTGGGCCGATGTGAAGCAAGTGGGTGAGTCGATGAATATTATGGCAGACCTAATAGTGAATCATATGTCTGCGCAAAGTGAGCCATTTTTAGATGTGATTAAACACGGTCGTGAATCACAATACTGGCCGCTATTTTTAACTAAACAGTCGGTGTTCAGCGAAGACGATGCGGCAAACACTGCAAATATTGCCAAAGTATTTAGGCCTCGCCCTACGCCATTTTTCTCTGAATATGAGTTAGATAACAAAGAGGTTGTGCCTTTTTGGACAACGTTCACCGCTAATCAAATCGACATTGATGTTGAATCTGATTTAGGTAAAGCGTATCTAGAATCAATCCTAGAAGCTTTCACAAAAAGCAATGTTGACCTAATTCGTTTAGATGCAGCAGGTTATGCCATTAAACGCGCGGGCACTAACTGTTTCATGCTAGAAGAAACTTTTGAGTTTATCGAAGCATTAAGCAAGCGTGCGCACGAGATGGGCATTCAAAGCTTGGTTGAAATTCACAGTCATTTTGAAACCCAAATTGCTATTGCATCTCGTTGTGACAGCGTTTATGACTTTGCGCTGCCGCCATTGGTATTGCATACCCTATTTAGCAAAGACGCGTCTGCATTAGCGCATTGGCTGTCTATTTCGCCACGCAACTGCTTCACGGTACTTGATACCCATGATGGAATAGGCATTGTAGATGTAGGCGCTAGTGGCGATAAGCCAGGGCTTCTAACTCACTCGCAAATCGATAACTTGGTAGAAACGATTCATGTCAACTCTGATGGTGAATCCAGAAAGGCTACGGGAGAGGCGGCTAGCAACGTAGATTTGTACCAAATTAACTGTACTTATTATGATGCGTTAGGAAAAGACGACTATAAATACTTGCTAGCCCGTGCGATACAGTTCTTCAGCCCAGGTATACCGCAAGTATATTATGCTGGTTTGTTAGGGGCGACTAACGACATGAAATTGCTAGAGAAGACAAATGTGGGACGAGATATTAATCGCCCTTATTTGAGTGAAAGCGATATTGATGAAGCGCTCACAAAGCCAGTGGTAAAAGGCCTAGTTGAATTAATTCATGTTCGAAACAACACAAATGCGTTTAACGGCGATTTCTCTGTTACTGAAGACACAGGTACTTTGTTGCTTGTTTGGACATTAGATGAAGATCGTGCCGAGTTACGAGTGGAGATGAGCACGCTTGATGCAACTATTACATTGCTAGAAGGCGGTTTAAAATCAACCCTCTCTTTAGCGAAACTCACGGCATAG
- a CDS encoding MFS transporter: MFMMFAMTSDSVGEIIKEVKIEFAVTNTQASLMHSLFMIGIAFSGLFLGFLADKFGRKKTLILGLALFAISCYLFMVGSTFAFILSLVTLSGLAVGVFKTAALALIGDISRSTKEHTGTMNGAEAFFGVGAIIGPILVAWLITQGVHWTWLYVIAGGLCTVLICMALMVEYPQSKAIKEKPTSLVDSLKLLKDPYALGFSIGAFLYVAAESAIYVWMPSYLICDANSASDMYSCYANESTQTLAIYAVSVFFALRAVGRFVGIWMMQHYEWTKVLLLFSFMIMLCFLVGLIAGPMLAVFLFPLSGIFMSVIYPTFNSKGISCFEKRQHGSVAGVILFFTAAGAAAGPFIMGVVSDAYGGDAKYGFVVATGFSILLFLGLLYNAIVQPTRERLAMIEKREYGVDSTTAS; encoded by the coding sequence ATGTTTATGATGTTCGCGATGACATCCGACTCAGTAGGCGAAATCATTAAAGAAGTAAAAATTGAATTTGCAGTTACCAATACGCAAGCGAGTTTAATGCACTCATTGTTCATGATCGGTATCGCTTTTTCTGGGCTGTTTCTTGGATTTTTAGCCGATAAATTTGGTCGCAAAAAAACGCTAATCTTGGGCTTAGCCTTATTCGCCATTTCTTGCTATCTATTCATGGTAGGCAGTACCTTTGCGTTTATTCTAAGTTTAGTAACCTTATCAGGCTTGGCAGTTGGGGTATTTAAAACTGCTGCACTTGCTTTAATTGGTGATATTTCACGCTCAACCAAAGAGCATACTGGCACTATGAACGGCGCCGAAGCTTTCTTTGGCGTTGGCGCAATCATTGGCCCAATCTTAGTTGCTTGGCTAATTACTCAGGGTGTTCACTGGACCTGGTTATACGTTATCGCCGGTGGTTTATGTACCGTGCTAATTTGCATGGCGCTGATGGTTGAATATCCACAAAGCAAAGCGATAAAAGAAAAGCCTACTAGCCTAGTTGATAGTTTAAAGCTACTTAAAGACCCTTACGCGCTAGGTTTCTCTATTGGTGCGTTTCTGTACGTTGCGGCCGAGAGCGCAATTTATGTGTGGATGCCAAGCTACTTAATATGTGACGCCAATTCAGCCTCAGATATGTACAGCTGCTACGCTAATGAATCTACCCAAACTCTTGCTATTTACGCGGTTTCCGTTTTCTTCGCTTTGCGTGCAGTAGGTCGGTTTGTGGGTATTTGGATGATGCAGCATTACGAGTGGACCAAAGTACTACTGTTATTTAGTTTCATGATAATGCTGTGCTTCTTGGTTGGCTTAATAGCAGGCCCAATGCTAGCCGTTTTCCTTTTCCCATTAAGCGGCATATTTATGTCGGTCATTTATCCAACTTTCAATTCTAAGGGCATTAGCTGCTTCGAGAAGCGACAGCACGGATCAGTGGCGGGCGTCATCTTATTCTTTACTGCAGCGGGTGCTGCCGCTGGGCCTTTCATTATGGGAGTAGTGAGTGATGCCTATGGTGGCGATGCCAAGTATGGGTTTGTGGTAGCCACAGGGTTTTCTATCTTGTTGTTCCTAGGTTTACTTTACAACGCTATTGTACAACCAACGCGAGAGCGACTGGCCATGATTGAAAAACGAGAATATGGGGTTGACTCAACCACAGCTAGCTAA